The Aspergillus fumigatus Af293 chromosome 3, whole genome shotgun sequence region atagatagcttaCCTGAGATAAAGCAGATCAGGCAGTATCTCTCATGCCAAAACCTCACCGCCTAGGCAAAGATATTCAtctgaatgagattctgCCCTTGTTCCTGCCTAACCGCCTGCCTAACTAGGCCTAGCCTGGATTGCCTATGATCACATAGATCACAGAGGGCCCAGCCAGGGTCACATGACTCAATAGCCCTAGAATCAAACACCCTAGATATGGTACGCCGCCGGCAGACCTGCTCACCTAgataatctaggaaggtggaGACCTCTAgggctttccctttctgattAGGCCtagcctgcagctggtatgcCCTCACTAGGCAATATGACCATCCAGGCTGGTCAGGTGACCTGCCTGCGCGACCAGATTCTTGCATAAAACTAGTCATCTCATATTCACCAGGCAGAAAATGGATGACTAAGTCAATGTCATGGAAATCAAACCCTGCCCCAATGGCCCCAGTAGCCACTAAGATATATCTGCTAGATTGAAATCGATCTAGCTGATCTAGCTTAGCCTGGTCAGATAGATCAGAATggaatttggctgcctcaGGATCCATTTGATCAGATAAGGCATCCACTAGCCGCTTtgttcggcagaagatgatcacaTTAGCCCTAGTCCTAGCACtagcactagcctgagcactagcctgagcactagcctgagcactagcctgagcagtAGTACTAGACCTAAATGGGCCATGTTTCATCTCAAAGGTCTTGATGAACTGCCGGAGATAGGGGGCATATTCTGATTCAGGCAGGCGGTCAgggaccttctcaaccatatATGCCATATTTGGTAGGGTTAGGTCAGCCCTAACTATTGGAACCTCAGGCAGGGACCCTAGCTTCATCATATCAACTCGCTCAgcctggaggtggtgaggcAAGGTAGCTGAGCTGAATACCATCGGCACAGGTAGGGCTAGGGCATGCCAGGCACGCAACACAATTGGCCGATAGCTTTTAGCAAGTGGAATCAGGTGACATTCATCCCAAATAATTCGTGCTAGTCTCTTTTGGGTAATCAGCTCATCTGCTAGCTCATTGAACCTAGGGTGATCTAGATGTTCAATTTGCACTAAGATCACCCTAGAACTGGCTAGCGGCATGACCTGACCAGGTTCCCAGATAGTAGGCTGAAGGCCTAAGGCAGCAGCTTTCCTAGAGAGGTCTAGCTTTAGGGAAATCAATGgcactattactatagtaacCTGACTAGTGGCTAGACTAGCCCCAAAAAGGAATAGTGTGGTtttgccagcagcagtaggAAGCACTAAAAATAGATAGGGCACCTGTTTCATAATAAGATGAAAAGCCTGGCGCTGCTCAGGGCTTCTAAAGGTCAcctgatcatcttgcatAAACTCTTTGAGCATGTGATCTAGCAGACCCTCATCTAGCTGCTGGTGAGATGCTAGAtttgatcttgatggatCTAGCTGCCTAGCTAGCTGACCCtgatctagatctagatctagatatagatcttgctgcctgagggCTTGATCACTAGCCTGAGGCAATCCATAAAGGCTGATAAATTCATTGAACTGGCCAATAGAAACCTTTCTagctggaggtgatgccTTAGGCTTCTGAGGGTAATAGAAttgaatgattggctgatctaGAGGAAATTCCATACCCCTAGtaggctgaggctgaggtgaaTTCGGTGAATaatctgcctgaggctgccaGACCTCCCTATTATAGAATAGAGAGTGAATGATTAACTGGTCAGGAGCTAGGCCTAGATAGGCATGCCATCGCTGACTAAAGGTAACTAGGGCTATCTGGATGTCAGCCCTAACCCCCTGGAAGCTAGCAATCACTCTGCCATAGATTCTCAGGCCAGTCTCCCTAGAATGGTGCATCTGGTCAGCCCCTAGGGCCTCATCATCTAGGTCATCATTTCCTAATTCGGCTAGTGGATCATGAAGGCCTAGACCATGGCGAATGAAACCCTGCATGAGATGGCGCCAGGGAGATAAGCTGATTGGTTGAGCTAGGCTCTCTGATGTCATATTCTTCAGGGTTCTAGATAGAACCTTAGAAGATAGGGGTTTGCAGGTCCGGTGATcatagaatagaagaaaatggGCCTCAGGTAGCTTCTGATTCAGCTTAATAAGCAgggcctcttcaaatggTCGGATATAGGCAAGATAGGCTAGTACTAAATAGGAAAGGGACTGGGGCAAAGCCCTaactgcctctttctcttggccagTATGACTGAATGTTTTAGAATAAGCTAGCCTAATTAGGAATAGCTTGCTCactggatccagaaacagattccTAGGGTTGATAGGGGTATTCTGCCAGATCACCTGATTGATCTCAGTACCCCTAGCAGGTGCACCACTAGTCATATGACAGATAGCTAGTAGCTGCTTCAGCCAGGCACTAGAAGAATCTAGAAAGGCCttagccctagccctaaCTAGCTTCAGAGTGGGTCCACTAGGGCCGTCCACCTGAAtgaaccaatcagaatcagggagAACCTTCTGGAGTAGATAGTCATGTGCTCCCTGATCTAGGTAGGCCTGCAGAAATGACCAGCTATTAGCCTGCTGACTAatatcttcatgctgggcaGCCCTATCAAGATCTAGTGTGTGCTGAATCTCACGAAAATAGCTGAATTCCAAAAATAGATCATTAgatagggctagggctaGCTGCTGGACCCTCTGGGCTAGGAAGTGCCTCAGGTGGCCCTGAGAGATAGTCACCTGACCATATTTCAATGTGTGTGGGGCCACAGGGTGAATTCTGCCTAGTGAGGCACTAGTCCGAATCAGGTATAGTGCTAGCATTCGCAGAACTAACACATGACGTAGAggtgattctgattggccagtgAAGTGATTGGTCATCCAATTTCGGATGAAAACAGCCAtagattctggctgcctctctggtatggtgaatggttcagtgtgcagccaatgaagcagaatgaattggTGTGATTTGATAATAGCTGAATATGAATAACCAATCAAAGACAGGGTTTTGAAACAGTCATGTGAATAATTTCGGCTAAAGCAGGCTAAAAAGGCATATAGTGGGACCTCTCTCTGGTGAATGACCTGGCGCCTAGCCAAtggaagggtgagattcatGATTAGACTAACCCCTTTCTGGACTAGCTGTTCATCTAGGGATTCATTGGGCAGCTGGGGGGCCTGTGGCAgggcctcatcttcctcatctgaatctagatcataatctagatcatcatctggatcagcctcaggcatctgCTGAGAAGGGCTAGCATGAGCAGAATCATCTGAATCAGGggagtcagaatcagatgaaatagatgcctcaggcttagAAGCCCTAAGAAGGAAGGCTTCTAAGGCTTCTAGATCATACCTCTCCTGATCATTTAGGGTATAGAGCCCTAGGTAACTGCTAGGGCCACCCCCAGCTAGATGCCTGAAAGaattgaggagaaaggctaGGTAAGCCTGAAAGATTAGGGCATAACCCCTTATACTAGTAGGGTTCTGGAGAGCCCTAAGAGGCCGTAGTGACATCTGATTAGTTGGATCTTGACTAAATGAGTTGATAGCTGCTAGTGATTGGGTAGTGGTGtgtttcatctgattctgacccAGAGATAGTAGGCGGTGAATGATGGCAAATagatcggctgcctggtctAGATCTTCTAGAGTGAATAATCTCTccagatcaccggcatctTTCCCACTAAGGAAGGTGGGGTAGCCACTTTCGCTAAAAAAGCTGCTAGCCTCATGGGCGGCATCTAGCACCTGGATAACCCTAGATGCCTTAAGATTCTGGCGGTGAGCCTGGAACGAGGCCAGGTATGATtggtgaatggttgatgtcccagGCTGATCTGGTGAATGGACCCTAGACCGCTGGATAGAAGGTCCAGGGGTTGAACCAATCAGGGAGGGTTCCCTAGTTCGTTTTCAGCTAGCTAGGGTGCTAGTGGATGCCTGATTAGGCATCGTGGCTGGAGGGTTTACCCTAAAGAGATAGCTAGTCCCTTCtagggcctggatgaggcatgATGCCATCTCAGCATCCTGAGGGCCATATCCATTAATCTGGTGAATATCATGGATATGATTGCGCATGGTTCAGTGACTAAGCCGAACTAGTTTGCATAGTTTGCATTGAAACCCCTCCCTAGGGCTAGCCAGGGTTGGAATCGGGTGAATAGGCAGCTCAGTCATAATCTGATTATGACTAGTAGTCAGGGCAGCAACCCTAATAGAATCTAGGGCCTGCTGGGTCACATGAGTTCCAGGgtgctcagcattcaggtgGTCAGATATTTTAGTCGGGTGAATGGCAGTCAGGCAGGCCGAACAGGTAAGTAAGAAATATTCACTATAATAGGTGAAGAATGGAGGTAGGAGGGCAGCCatagtgaatagtagatatgaaatatatatatttaggcAGAATGACTAGATATAgtagagaatcaaggaatattcaggccggtaggcagcaaaaatagataagatgattTAATTGATATGATTCAAtagatagatttaatagatacgatgattcaatggatatgatttaatagagaagaagggttgttgagtagtagagatgagatgaaagagagggaatgatagagatatctatatcttcactaagttacctcagcagccagcagTGATATCTAATAGAATGGTCTAGAATTCAAAATAGATCATTCACATGTCTAGATTAGTAGCTAGATAACATCATAATGAATATTACTACCCTAATTGGCTATAGATTAGGTTTGGGCAGCCTAATACCATGGTCGTGAGTCATAAGATTAGATTAATTCACAATCAGGCAATCACCAGGCTCGATCTAGTGATCTGATTGGCTAAAGGTGAGGGGTAAGGCAGAAATAGGTGGTTAGGTAGCTAGGTGGCTGGGAAGCATGCCAGCTAGGTGGCAGGGTGGCAGGGTAACACCACTATGAGGCATTTTAATGATTTTGGATTCAAATCAATGATTCACATGCCTAATCACATGCCTAATCATATTGATATGAGGCATTtaatgattctgattccaaatcaatcattcaCCTACCTAGATGTAGTGATTTGATTGGCtagagagaagatgggagGCAGGTAAGGCATCCAGATCaggcagatgaggcaggTCGATAGATTAGATCTAGAATTAGGCCCGAGGCAGAACTAAATGGTGACCTAAAtctaataatatatatcccttctAGTTCCCTTCTGTATATCTACGAAAATATTCACTTTCATCTTATCTTTTACTCTCacattaaatatatatatatatatattcacctgtcatcatctcttttgtctctttatatatatatattgacttatatatattcactttCCATGTTATCTACCTCTccctaatatatatatattcttcttcttctttattcattcacCTATCTCTCTAAACTAGTGGATCTAGTCTATTAGATCTAGTTGATTAGATCTTGGTGAGTATTATAGTGattctttattcattcagGTCTAGATTGACTTACTAACTCTCTATTCTAATTAGATAGCTTGGTAGTAAGGCATCTCGATAGGCATCACTCCTCAGGATGTTTTCCTGGTGTTGAGGTGACATTCTAGGTCAGGTCAAGAGGGTCAGGTTTTAGGGCTATTAAGGCCTAGAACTAGTAAGTGAATATCTTATTCTTGTATtctatttatattagtaatattggACTAGGTGATCTAGCTGACAGGGTGGCTTGATACTAAGGTTTTCGGTATGAAATGCGTCATTCTACTAATAGATGATACTGTAGGGGTAGACTCGGTTGGAGCCGGGGTAGTGCTCGATATCAGATCTAGGCTAGGGCTGAGCTAGTGGCTAGTAGTGGGGGATGGTGGTAGGCTATTGCCTCGGCACTGgtaagtgaata contains the following coding sequences:
- a CDS encoding putative telomere-associated RecQ helicase — encoded protein: MTSGAPARGTEINQVIWQNTPINPRNLFLDPVSKLFLIRLAYSKTFSHTGQEKEAVRALPQSLSYLVLAYLAYIRPFEEALLIKLNQKLPEAHFLLFYDHRTCKPLSSKVLSRTLKNMTSESLAQPISLSPWRHLMQGFIRHGLGLHDPLAELGNDDLDDEALGADQMHHSRETGLRIYGRVIASFQGVRADIQIALVTFSQRWHAYLGLAPDQKVSIGQFNEFISLYGLPQASDQALRQQDLYLDLDLDQGQLARQLDPSRSNLASHQQLDEGLLDHMLKEFMQDDQVTFRSPEQRQAFHLIMKQVPYLFLVLPTAAGKTTLFLFGASLATSQVTIVIVPLISLKLDLSRKAAALGLQPTIWEPGQVMPLASSRVILVQIEHLDHPRFNELADELITQKRLARIIWDECHLIPLAKSYRPIVLRAWHALALPVPMVFSSATLPHHLQAERVDMMKLGSLPEVPIVRADLTLPNMAYMVEKVPDRLPESEYAPYLRQSSTTAQASAQASAQASAQASASARTRANVIIFCRTKRLVDALSDQMDPEAAKFHSDLSDQAKLDQLDRFQSSRYILVATGAIGAGFDFHDIDLVIHFLPGEYEMTSFMQESGRAGRSPDQPGWSYCLVRAYQLQARPNQKGKALEVSTFLDYLGEQVCRRRTISRVFDSRAIESCDPGWALCDLCDHRQSRLGLTRPPAQAPLAAKSPSLAISNHPT